From Arthrobacter sp. FW306-2-2C-D06B, a single genomic window includes:
- a CDS encoding glycosyltransferase: MQVLQRVILPADDQLDTTALYVDAGPANGIRFRENDEFARNPKSTEEKLHFVSSGSEEVHFEDVLSRSSVRLRAGEQLSFGTYFNAFPASYWRRWTDLQSIRLVVRTTGHGTVTVYKSNARGTLQRVDGARVQGAAVTEFELSLKPFGDGGWYWFDLASSREELTLDSAEWQGTEREGNPGKVTLEITTMNKPDFCLNNARILSEHPEVLEHVQEILIVDQGTQKVAEQPGFADVKSALGDKLRIIDQANLGGSGGFSRGMYEAVENGSDYALLLDDDVVIEPESIARLLTFSDHCRKPTIVGGHMFDLYSRSVLHTFGEVVDPYRFVPAMPHADMEMRHDFSVANLRQTPWLHRRVDVDYNGWWLCMIPTEIIREIGLSLPLFIKWDDAEYGLRAREAGFATVSLPGSAVWHVSWIDKDDLVGWQAYFHGRNRLITTLIYSPYKKGGRVIRESFQADVKHLVSMQYFTEHSRLDALQDLFLGPEHLHRNIATKLGEINALKSEYPDAEMRENVDDFPAPALGRGPSGLKPIGLPNKKDLVKWGVSTVARQLVKKPAQESAERPQGFLAHRDNRWFRLAHYDSVVVSNADGTAASWYKRDPAKLRSMLAEAGRQHAKLYRHWEELSEQYRKALPEITSMEAWKKTFGLADEKGR; encoded by the coding sequence ATGCAAGTATTGCAGCGGGTTATCCTGCCAGCTGATGATCAGCTAGACACTACAGCGTTGTACGTCGACGCCGGCCCCGCAAACGGTATTCGCTTCCGCGAGAACGACGAATTCGCTAGGAACCCAAAGTCGACCGAGGAGAAACTTCACTTCGTCAGTTCGGGCAGTGAAGAGGTCCATTTTGAGGACGTCCTCTCCCGGAGTTCCGTGAGGCTCCGCGCGGGCGAGCAGCTTTCGTTCGGAACGTACTTCAACGCCTTTCCTGCAAGCTATTGGCGGCGCTGGACGGATCTGCAATCGATCCGCCTCGTCGTCCGGACAACGGGCCATGGCACGGTCACGGTCTATAAGTCGAACGCTCGGGGTACTCTCCAGCGCGTTGATGGGGCACGGGTCCAGGGAGCAGCTGTCACCGAATTCGAGCTCTCCCTCAAGCCCTTCGGGGACGGAGGGTGGTACTGGTTCGATCTCGCCTCCAGCCGTGAAGAGCTGACGCTCGATTCAGCGGAATGGCAGGGCACAGAGCGCGAAGGCAACCCTGGCAAGGTGACCCTGGAGATCACCACCATGAACAAGCCGGACTTCTGTCTCAACAACGCCCGGATTCTCTCCGAGCATCCGGAGGTGCTGGAGCACGTCCAGGAAATCCTCATCGTGGACCAAGGAACGCAAAAGGTCGCCGAGCAGCCAGGGTTTGCCGACGTGAAGTCAGCCCTCGGTGACAAACTGCGGATCATCGACCAGGCCAATCTCGGCGGCTCGGGTGGCTTCTCGCGCGGTATGTACGAAGCGGTGGAGAACGGCAGCGACTACGCACTCCTTTTGGATGACGACGTCGTGATCGAGCCCGAGAGTATTGCGCGCTTGCTGACCTTCTCGGATCACTGCCGTAAGCCCACCATCGTCGGTGGGCACATGTTCGACCTCTACAGTCGGAGCGTGCTTCACACGTTCGGTGAAGTGGTGGATCCATATCGCTTTGTGCCTGCAATGCCCCATGCGGACATGGAGATGCGGCACGACTTCAGCGTCGCGAACCTTCGGCAGACGCCGTGGTTGCACCGACGCGTCGATGTCGACTACAACGGCTGGTGGCTGTGCATGATCCCGACGGAGATCATCCGCGAGATCGGGCTTTCCCTTCCGCTCTTTATCAAGTGGGACGACGCCGAGTACGGACTTCGTGCCCGTGAAGCCGGCTTTGCCACGGTTTCCCTGCCCGGCTCCGCCGTCTGGCATGTCTCCTGGATCGACAAGGACGACCTCGTCGGCTGGCAGGCCTATTTCCATGGCAGGAACCGCCTGATCACGACGCTCATCTACAGCCCCTACAAGAAGGGGGGACGCGTTATCCGGGAGTCGTTCCAAGCGGATGTAAAGCACTTGGTTTCCATGCAGTACTTCACCGAACATTCGCGGCTCGATGCTTTGCAGGACCTCTTCCTCGGACCAGAGCACCTGCACCGCAACATCGCCACAAAGCTCGGTGAGATCAATGCGCTGAAGTCCGAATATCCCGATGCTGAGATGCGCGAGAACGTGGATGATTTTCCGGCCCCGGCGTTGGGTCGCGGGCCTTCAGGTCTCAAGCCCATCGGACTTCCCAACAAGAAGGACCTCGTAAAGTGGGGAGTCAGCACTGTTGCCCGCCAGTTGGTGAAGAAGCCGGCTCAGGAATCAGCGGAGCGACCCCAAGGCTTCCTGGCCCACCGGGACAACAGATGGTTCCGGCTGGCGCACTATGACAGCGTCGTTGTCTCGAACGCCGATGGCACCGCGGCTTCCTGGTACAAGCGTGACCCTGCGAAGCTCAGGTCCATGTTGGCTGAAGCAGGACGGCAACACGCCAAGCTTTACCGCCATTGGGAGGAGCTCTCCGAGCAGTACCGTAAGGCCTTGCCGGAGATCACATCCATGGAAGCCTGGAAAAAGACGTTTGGCTTGGCCGACGAGAAAGGGCGCTAG
- a CDS encoding FtsK/SpoIIIE domain-containing protein, whose product MAFHCTLVRAPEALRQGEPIELTIAAGNGTPGAVVEAAVAAEFGTGKLAVEGLPLSGLTVGSAPLMSGAVLVCGADAQVTRDRYRSPAALSLLVHAGPAAGLVIPLERGTYRIGRNNADVCLPDPDVSRDHAVLTISETAVTIIDNGSANGTLVDGRKVRSAPVSTASRIRCGGSVMSIVFGDEEYGAESLGAAGQGVAEPILVPRRHDAGSRTQLLLMAGLPFLLGVGMALATGMWMFLGFTAISAIAVLAPAFSGRRERRFLAAAIAAAAEQDRARRRRCSPSAAELAFAVNSAAFPSREHGRMQLALPRTTTTQGSGTAQGASAAQASGTTKRTAGCRDVWLRLGTSPQNARVALDPADPGFQPPQLGPVPVVLDPSIQAVSLTGPEAKVQGMFRFLLMQLAAFPAASNAPVLIHGPLSHLPSSARFLPGLTLTTDAPSAVAALSALADRPGALFLVGPERDPAVDPLRRLAIESGWRIFQSTARGDESGSVELWNKRAILRSPHSETEFDPDLVPHPVFDRYCRSLARLPRLAKEGAPPVPSTCQLAELLPSEPSSIAARWSASSARGGLSAFIGHGADGPRSLDLVSDGPHLLVAGTTGSGKSELLRTIVAAISLTHSPDRVNFLFVDFKGGSGLGPLADLPHCVGMLTDLSEHELERTLSSLRAEIRMREASLAKADVPDLPAYWAKAGGTGSGGTAGRRSQLPVLPRLVLVIDEFRMLIEDAPEALAELMRIATLGRSLGIHLIMATQRPQGALSADIRANVTTSIALRVQSEMESRDVINSPAAASIPVSLPGRAYMVRGAEDAEPFQSATLSGSENARANAKAISLQAAGSLRFSGSSETALAEAQGAIATPAEAARPVIEAINRVWDIRGGMPPRKPVAHPLPESITLPESLGITAMMGKHSASGTPAGPTAYLGLADLPSQQRGASLCWTPIVHGNLGLVGPPGSGVEDTCRAAAAQLVGGADELHLYVLDGDGSFADVAAQGRVGAVASPHDIRRGVRILERLAAEMSARQSGGTAAGQVPLLLVISNWGSWVSELRAGPLAWAEDVVHAIVRDGQKTGLAVLVTGDRELTASRMFASIPNRAYFPAGTTEEGRLAWPRFSAMNPLKGRAVVSGNLLGGDTAVAQLVEPPPIAAWPYCVPPEPARRPIRVEPLPQFIRASDLTADGRSGTTPLSRAQVPGSVLLGVGGDEQEPAWMTLPRAGVLLALGTPGSGKSSFLAALAMLNPGHQWWTPPKGADPDAFWAEFNRNASRRLVGAEVIPLVDDVERLTSETAVLLAELPGMGFSVVATAGSPALLQLTPLASLARNHGSGILLGNGPPTARDFFALRVDVEPAPPPGRAVLIENGRTRTVQIAAPGEEAVPR is encoded by the coding sequence GTGGCATTCCATTGCACCCTGGTCCGCGCCCCAGAGGCGTTGCGGCAAGGCGAACCCATCGAACTGACCATAGCCGCAGGCAACGGCACCCCTGGGGCCGTCGTCGAGGCTGCCGTCGCGGCCGAGTTCGGAACTGGAAAGCTTGCCGTCGAAGGCCTGCCACTCAGCGGTCTCACCGTTGGTTCGGCGCCGCTCATGTCGGGGGCTGTGTTGGTGTGCGGGGCGGATGCGCAAGTCACCCGTGATCGATATCGCAGTCCCGCGGCGTTGTCGTTGCTGGTGCACGCCGGTCCAGCCGCGGGCCTGGTCATACCGCTGGAACGTGGCACTTACAGGATCGGCCGGAACAACGCCGATGTCTGCCTCCCGGATCCTGATGTTTCGCGGGATCACGCCGTCCTGACGATCTCCGAGACAGCGGTCACCATAATCGACAACGGGAGCGCGAACGGAACGTTGGTGGATGGACGCAAAGTCCGCTCCGCCCCTGTCTCAACCGCCTCCCGGATCCGATGTGGCGGCTCTGTCATGTCAATTGTCTTCGGCGACGAAGAATACGGAGCGGAGTCGCTGGGGGCAGCCGGCCAGGGCGTCGCCGAGCCGATCTTGGTCCCTCGGCGCCACGATGCGGGCAGCCGCACGCAACTTCTCCTCATGGCCGGGCTCCCGTTCCTGCTGGGAGTTGGAATGGCTCTGGCCACTGGCATGTGGATGTTCCTCGGATTCACGGCAATTTCTGCGATCGCGGTCCTCGCGCCTGCATTTTCGGGCAGACGCGAGCGCCGCTTTCTGGCTGCCGCGATCGCGGCGGCAGCCGAACAAGACCGGGCCCGACGACGGCGGTGTTCACCGTCCGCCGCTGAGCTCGCCTTCGCCGTCAACTCGGCAGCTTTTCCCTCAAGGGAACACGGGCGAATGCAGCTGGCGCTGCCAAGAACCACCACAACGCAAGGATCCGGCACAGCCCAAGGAGCCAGCGCGGCGCAAGCCTCGGGCACAACCAAACGAACGGCGGGTTGCCGCGATGTGTGGCTCCGGCTTGGCACCTCTCCGCAGAACGCCAGGGTTGCCCTCGATCCTGCGGACCCGGGCTTTCAACCACCGCAGCTGGGCCCCGTTCCGGTAGTTCTGGATCCTTCCATCCAGGCCGTTTCCCTCACGGGACCCGAAGCCAAGGTGCAAGGAATGTTCAGATTTCTGCTCATGCAGCTGGCAGCTTTCCCCGCCGCTAGCAATGCTCCCGTCCTCATACACGGCCCACTATCCCACTTGCCGTCAAGCGCCCGGTTCCTTCCCGGCCTCACCTTGACCACGGACGCCCCTTCAGCCGTGGCTGCCCTTTCCGCGCTCGCGGATAGACCGGGAGCACTGTTTCTGGTGGGGCCCGAACGTGATCCCGCCGTCGACCCACTCCGGCGGCTGGCGATAGAGTCCGGCTGGAGAATCTTCCAAAGCACCGCGAGGGGCGACGAGAGCGGTTCCGTCGAGCTCTGGAACAAACGCGCAATCCTTCGTTCGCCTCATTCGGAAACGGAATTTGACCCTGACCTTGTCCCGCACCCGGTCTTCGACCGCTACTGCCGCTCATTGGCAAGATTGCCCCGCTTGGCGAAGGAAGGGGCGCCGCCCGTCCCCTCTACCTGCCAACTTGCCGAATTGCTTCCCTCTGAGCCCTCAAGCATCGCTGCCCGCTGGAGCGCTTCTTCAGCACGCGGAGGGCTATCAGCGTTTATCGGGCACGGAGCTGACGGGCCCCGTTCGCTGGACCTGGTTTCGGACGGCCCGCATCTCCTCGTTGCCGGAACTACGGGATCCGGAAAGTCTGAGCTTCTGCGCACGATCGTGGCCGCGATCTCGCTAACCCACAGCCCGGACAGGGTCAACTTCCTGTTTGTTGATTTCAAGGGAGGTTCGGGCCTCGGGCCGCTGGCAGATCTTCCGCACTGCGTCGGAATGCTTACGGACCTCAGTGAACACGAGCTTGAACGTACCCTCTCCTCCCTCAGGGCCGAGATTCGGATGCGGGAAGCGAGCCTTGCGAAGGCCGATGTCCCTGATTTGCCCGCGTATTGGGCCAAAGCCGGAGGAACCGGGAGCGGGGGCACTGCGGGTCGGAGAAGCCAGCTCCCGGTACTGCCCCGCCTTGTCCTTGTAATCGACGAATTCAGGATGCTCATTGAAGACGCACCAGAGGCCTTGGCCGAATTGATGCGGATCGCCACCCTGGGCCGTTCCCTGGGAATTCACCTGATCATGGCGACACAACGTCCTCAAGGTGCGCTGAGTGCGGATATCCGGGCCAATGTCACCACCAGCATTGCCCTTCGCGTCCAATCAGAAATGGAATCCCGGGACGTCATCAACTCGCCGGCAGCGGCCTCGATTCCGGTCTCCCTGCCTGGCCGCGCCTATATGGTTCGCGGAGCGGAAGATGCCGAGCCCTTTCAGTCAGCAACCCTCTCGGGCAGCGAAAATGCGCGGGCGAACGCAAAGGCCATTTCGTTGCAGGCAGCGGGGTCGCTCCGCTTCAGCGGTTCGTCTGAAACCGCGTTGGCGGAGGCTCAGGGTGCGATCGCAACGCCGGCAGAAGCCGCCCGCCCCGTTATCGAGGCAATCAACCGGGTTTGGGACATCCGCGGAGGTATGCCGCCCCGGAAACCTGTTGCACATCCACTTCCCGAGTCCATCACGCTTCCGGAATCCCTTGGCATCACAGCAATGATGGGCAAGCACTCTGCAAGCGGAACGCCGGCAGGCCCGACCGCCTACCTTGGCTTGGCAGATTTGCCCTCGCAACAACGAGGTGCCAGCCTGTGCTGGACTCCTATCGTCCACGGGAATCTTGGACTCGTTGGCCCTCCTGGAAGCGGAGTTGAAGACACGTGTCGGGCAGCGGCTGCGCAGCTTGTCGGAGGTGCCGATGAACTCCATCTCTATGTCCTCGACGGTGACGGTTCATTCGCCGACGTGGCCGCCCAGGGACGCGTGGGGGCCGTTGCCTCCCCCCACGACATCAGAAGGGGCGTTCGCATCCTCGAGAGGCTCGCAGCTGAGATGTCGGCGCGGCAATCCGGGGGAACCGCCGCCGGGCAAGTCCCGCTTTTGCTGGTCATTTCGAACTGGGGTTCGTGGGTCTCCGAGTTACGCGCCGGACCGCTGGCCTGGGCCGAAGACGTTGTCCACGCCATCGTCCGCGATGGACAGAAGACAGGACTGGCTGTGCTTGTCACTGGCGACCGCGAACTGACCGCCTCGCGCATGTTCGCGTCAATCCCCAACCGCGCATACTTTCCCGCCGGGACCACAGAAGAAGGGCGGTTGGCGTGGCCCCGTTTTTCGGCCATGAATCCCCTGAAGGGTAGGGCGGTCGTAAGTGGCAACTTGCTCGGGGGTGACACCGCAGTTGCGCAGCTTGTCGAGCCGCCGCCAATAGCGGCTTGGCCGTACTGTGTGCCCCCCGAGCCTGCACGGCGCCCAATCCGGGTGGAGCCCTTGCCGCAATTCATCCGGGCTTCGGATCTCACTGCGGATGGCCGAAGCGGCACTACTCCCCTTTCCCGCGCCCAGGTGCCCGGGTCGGTGCTCCTAGGGGTTGGAGGGGACGAACAAGAACCTGCTTGGATGACACTGCCTCGAGCAGGCGTGCTCCTCGCCCTCGGCACCCCCGGTTCCGGCAAGTCGTCGTTTCTGGCCGCTTTGGCCATGCTCAACCCAGGCCATCAATGGTGGACACCACCCAAAGGGGCCGATCCTGACGCCTTTTGGGCCGAATTCAACCGGAATGCAAGCCGCAGGCTCGTGGGAGCAGAAGTCATCCCCCTTGTGGACGACGTAGAACGCCTCACCAGCGAAACTGCTGTCCTCCTGGCTGAACTTCCTGGTATGGGTTTCTCGGTGGTGGCAACTGCGGGCAGCCCCGCCCTGCTGCAGCTGACGCCCCTTGCTTCCCTGGCCCGAAACCACGGAAGCGGAATTCTCCTGGGCAACGGGCCGCCCACGGCTCGAGATTTCTTCGCTCTGCGGGTCGATGTCGAACCGGCGCCGCCACCGGGTCGTGCAGTCCTCATCGAGAATGGACGAACACGCACTGTCCAGATCGCCGCTCCGGGCGAGGAAGCCGTACCCCGGTGA
- a CDS encoding ABC transporter ATP-binding protein, protein MSVPAGVPDSIAITCRNLRKKFVLRHTRSMKEAIVWLLTGRKGDLSKKFDALKDVSLDVEQGETVALLGLNGSGKSTLLKLISGVLQPDEGTVHTRGRVAGLIEVGAGFHHDLSGRDNVYLNGAILGMSQNQIDEMFDSIVEFSEIGEFIDTEVKFYSSGMYLKLAFSIAVHTDPEVFLIDEILAVGDEPFQRKCILKINELADAGKTLFVVSHDLDLVASVCKRGVLLEHGQIIMDGEVHAVVKELRRRSATAA, encoded by the coding sequence ATGTCCGTACCCGCGGGAGTCCCCGACAGCATAGCCATCACATGTCGGAATTTGCGGAAGAAGTTTGTGCTTCGCCACACCCGCAGCATGAAGGAAGCGATCGTCTGGTTGTTGACCGGGCGCAAAGGTGACCTTTCCAAAAAGTTCGATGCGCTGAAGGACGTTTCGCTTGACGTCGAACAGGGCGAAACCGTGGCTCTGCTTGGGCTAAACGGTTCCGGGAAGTCAACTCTTTTGAAGCTCATCTCAGGTGTGCTTCAGCCAGATGAGGGTACCGTTCACACTCGGGGGAGAGTTGCAGGTCTCATCGAGGTCGGAGCGGGATTCCATCACGACCTCAGCGGCCGGGACAATGTATATCTCAACGGCGCGATCCTGGGCATGAGCCAGAACCAGATCGACGAGATGTTCGATTCGATCGTCGAGTTCTCGGAAATCGGCGAGTTCATCGATACCGAGGTCAAGTTCTATTCCTCCGGCATGTACTTGAAGCTGGCCTTCTCGATCGCGGTCCACACCGACCCTGAGGTTTTCCTCATTGACGAAATCTTGGCTGTGGGCGATGAACCTTTCCAGCGCAAGTGCATCCTCAAAATCAACGAACTAGCCGACGCCGGCAAGACGCTTTTCGTGGTGAGTCACGACTTGGATCTGGTTGCTTCCGTGTGCAAAAGGGGTGTTCTTCTGGAGCACGGCCAGATCATCATGGACGGCGAAGTGCACGCTGTAGTGAAGGAGCTTCGACGGCGATCGGCCACCGCGGCGTGA
- a CDS encoding DUF6541 family protein: MVLGWALRARGFTLIAIAPLLSVSLIAVGAIIAALVSVPWSILPVTVLTVLAGLVVWRLRSILHRRVPPEAPARRWTAGSTAALLGVALAAILIGSRMLYAIGSPGNISQTFDNIFHLNAVAYIEHTQEASSLTVGSMTGIPFYPAAWHAVVALTQQLSGVPIPVAVNATNVIIGAVVWPLGSILLCRQVIGTSKLAMVTAGTMSAAFGAFPLMMADFGVLYPNLLSIALLPGMLVLGIWVLGLSISVELPKMMILAALVIASPGIALAHPSTFLAFLAILVPAVGYVYARSWSVWRLNWQANRRRSVAWSVALAAGLVLLAIVWQSIRPDSATAFWPPINSPAGSLWELATNSLMNRPPALLVSVLVVVGIAVLARRRQWWLLGAFAVLCFFFEVVSAFRPGRIRDFFTGVWYNDSYRLAALIPTVALVLASVGAVWVIVYLRSKLRERVRSTVPAKVFTVAGAALLVLLTQFGNVQYATDSAHRNYELTADSPLISSDEMAVLKDMPALVPENAVVAANPWNGSALAYALAGRTTIELHVLSSNVRPEDAVVLAHLRDAKTNPAVCPAAHALGVGYVLDFGTQEVNGGSHPAPGLDNLAESGTVSLLSQHGEAKLFKFNACR, translated from the coding sequence ATGGTTCTGGGGTGGGCGCTGCGGGCCCGAGGATTCACGCTGATCGCCATCGCGCCGCTGTTGTCGGTCTCGCTGATCGCCGTCGGCGCGATCATCGCAGCACTGGTCTCGGTGCCCTGGTCGATTTTGCCGGTAACCGTCCTGACAGTGCTGGCTGGACTCGTCGTCTGGCGCCTCCGGAGCATTCTCCATCGAAGAGTCCCCCCCGAAGCTCCCGCCCGTAGATGGACCGCGGGCAGCACCGCTGCCCTGCTGGGCGTCGCCCTGGCCGCGATACTTATCGGTTCAAGAATGCTGTATGCGATTGGATCTCCGGGGAATATCTCGCAGACGTTTGACAATATCTTCCACCTCAATGCGGTTGCCTACATTGAGCACACCCAGGAAGCCTCTTCCCTGACGGTCGGGTCCATGACGGGAATCCCTTTCTATCCCGCGGCTTGGCACGCGGTGGTGGCATTGACGCAGCAGCTCTCCGGCGTCCCCATACCGGTCGCAGTGAATGCTACCAACGTGATCATCGGCGCAGTGGTCTGGCCTTTGGGATCGATTTTGCTTTGTCGGCAAGTGATCGGCACGTCGAAGTTGGCCATGGTTACCGCAGGCACCATGTCCGCCGCGTTTGGCGCATTCCCGCTCATGATGGCGGATTTCGGTGTGCTCTATCCGAACCTGCTGTCCATCGCGTTGCTTCCCGGGATGCTGGTCTTGGGAATCTGGGTACTGGGGCTTTCCATCTCTGTTGAGCTGCCGAAGATGATGATCCTGGCTGCCCTGGTCATCGCCAGCCCTGGCATAGCCTTGGCACATCCGAGTACTTTTTTGGCATTCCTTGCAATTCTGGTTCCGGCAGTCGGCTATGTTTATGCGCGTTCGTGGAGCGTGTGGCGATTGAACTGGCAGGCGAACCGTCGGAGGAGCGTCGCCTGGTCCGTAGCTTTGGCGGCTGGCCTGGTACTGCTTGCTATCGTTTGGCAGTCCATCAGGCCTGACTCGGCCACGGCATTTTGGCCGCCCATCAATTCGCCAGCCGGTTCGCTGTGGGAACTCGCGACAAACTCCCTGATGAACCGGCCGCCTGCGCTGCTGGTATCCGTTCTTGTTGTCGTTGGGATTGCAGTCCTCGCCCGCCGGCGCCAGTGGTGGCTTTTAGGGGCATTCGCAGTTCTCTGTTTCTTTTTCGAAGTGGTCTCCGCCTTCCGGCCAGGACGCATAAGGGACTTTTTTACAGGTGTCTGGTACAACGACAGCTACAGGCTCGCTGCCCTGATCCCAACCGTGGCCCTTGTTCTCGCGAGCGTAGGTGCGGTCTGGGTCATCGTCTACCTGAGGTCAAAGCTGCGCGAACGCGTCCGCTCAACGGTGCCTGCCAAGGTCTTCACCGTCGCAGGGGCCGCGCTGCTCGTCCTCCTCACGCAATTCGGCAACGTTCAGTACGCAACAGACAGTGCGCACCGCAATTATGAGCTCACGGCGGACTCTCCGTTGATCTCGAGTGACGAGATGGCGGTGCTCAAGGATATGCCCGCGCTTGTGCCCGAGAATGCCGTGGTCGCGGCCAACCCATGGAACGGGAGCGCCCTTGCCTATGCCTTGGCTGGCCGGACGACAATTGAGCTCCACGTTCTGAGCAGCAACGTTCGTCCGGAAGACGCCGTCGTACTGGCGCACCTTCGTGACGCAAAAACCAATCCCGCCGTGTGCCCCGCCGCGCATGCTTTGGGCGTGGGTTATGTGCTTGATTTCGGTACGCAAGAGGTCAACGGTGGGTCCCACCCTGCGCCCGGGCTGGACAATCTGGCCGAATCGGGAACGGTCAGCCTGCTGTCCCAGCATGGCGAGGCGAAGCTCTTCAAGTTCAACGCCTGCCGCTGA
- a CDS encoding ABC transporter permease, which produces MTQPVTDLVQPGRGRGIVDVYKHKFLLQLLVRKEIKIRYRGSVLGLLWSYVKPLMQFLIYFVALGVFLDMQRGTPNYAIYLFAGIVLVNFFTESLGNATRSIVDNRDLIRKIYLPRELFPVSTIWVSAAHLLPQVVVLIGACLLSGWSPSIWQLLAVVGAFVLTAILSTGLGLLFGAANVYFRDSENIVDMILMIVTWASPVLYVWPMVQRVMGPWFFLYQLNPVTVAVEIFHWAFWSPTLSAAQAGSISMPPDLLTIWFPAAFGVAALVLVIGQLVFMKLSVHFAQEL; this is translated from the coding sequence ATGACACAGCCCGTGACCGACTTGGTCCAACCGGGCCGCGGCCGCGGCATCGTTGACGTCTATAAACACAAGTTCCTGCTGCAGTTGTTGGTGCGCAAGGAGATCAAGATCCGCTATCGCGGGTCGGTGCTGGGACTCTTGTGGTCGTACGTGAAGCCGTTGATGCAGTTCCTGATCTATTTCGTTGCGCTTGGGGTCTTCCTGGACATGCAGCGAGGAACCCCCAACTATGCGATCTACCTCTTTGCGGGAATTGTGCTCGTCAACTTCTTCACGGAGTCCCTCGGCAACGCCACGCGCTCCATTGTCGACAACAGAGATCTTATCCGGAAGATCTACCTACCCAGGGAGCTGTTCCCGGTTTCGACGATCTGGGTTTCAGCAGCCCACCTGCTTCCGCAGGTCGTGGTATTGATCGGCGCTTGTTTGCTGAGCGGTTGGAGTCCATCCATTTGGCAACTCCTGGCTGTTGTTGGAGCCTTTGTCTTGACGGCGATTCTTTCCACGGGCCTCGGCTTATTGTTCGGCGCTGCGAACGTGTACTTCCGTGATTCCGAGAACATCGTGGATATGATCCTCATGATCGTCACATGGGCCTCGCCTGTCCTCTACGTGTGGCCGATGGTGCAGCGGGTCATGGGTCCTTGGTTCTTCCTGTACCAGCTGAATCCGGTGACGGTCGCCGTCGAAATCTTCCACTGGGCGTTTTGGTCACCAACCCTGAGCGCCGCTCAGGCGGGGTCGATTTCCATGCCGCCGGACCTGCTCACCATCTGGTTCCCGGCTGCCTTCGGGGTGGCTGCACTCGTCCTCGTGATTGGACAGCTGGTTTTCATGAAGCTGTCTGTACATTTTGCCCAGGAGCTTTGA
- the glf gene encoding UDP-galactopyranose mutase: MTADLVIVGSGFFGLTIAEQAATELGLKVVVLDRRHHIGGNAYSETEEKTGIEVHRYGAHLFHTSNERVWEYVNRFTTFTNYVHKVYGVHKGEVYSLPINLATINQFFRANLTPGQAQDLIKEQAGELAGTDPQNLNDKGIQLIGRPLYEAFIKHYTGKQWQTDPKDLPAEIISRLPVRYNYDNRYFNDKYEGLPTNGYTAWIEKMAEHPNIEVRLNTDFFDESHEYSKNKVVGKIPVVYTGPVDRYFDFVAGDLSWRTIDFEEEVLDMGDFQGTSVVNYNDDDVPFTRIIEPRHFHPERGYQTEKTVIMREFSRFAESGDEPYYPINTPDDREKLLKYRDLAAAEKDVLFGGRLGTYKYLDMHMAIGSALSMFDNKVRPHFENGAEIESGGVDA, from the coding sequence GTGACCGCTGACCTCGTCATCGTCGGGTCGGGCTTTTTTGGCCTGACAATCGCAGAACAGGCCGCCACTGAGCTGGGCTTGAAGGTTGTTGTCCTTGACCGCCGGCATCACATCGGTGGCAATGCCTACAGCGAAACGGAAGAGAAGACCGGAATCGAGGTTCACCGCTATGGGGCGCACCTCTTCCACACTTCGAACGAGCGGGTGTGGGAGTACGTCAACCGATTCACGACCTTCACCAACTACGTGCACAAGGTGTATGGCGTCCACAAGGGTGAGGTGTATTCCCTCCCCATCAACCTGGCAACGATCAACCAGTTCTTCCGGGCCAATCTGACTCCTGGGCAGGCCCAAGATTTGATCAAGGAGCAAGCGGGTGAACTCGCGGGAACCGATCCGCAGAATCTCAATGACAAGGGCATCCAGCTGATCGGTCGCCCCCTGTACGAGGCATTCATCAAGCACTACACCGGCAAGCAGTGGCAGACCGACCCCAAGGACCTCCCGGCGGAAATCATTTCTCGCCTTCCTGTCAGGTACAACTACGACAACCGATACTTCAACGACAAGTACGAAGGCCTGCCGACCAACGGGTACACGGCGTGGATCGAGAAGATGGCCGAGCACCCGAATATCGAGGTACGCCTGAACACGGACTTCTTTGACGAGTCGCATGAGTATTCAAAAAACAAGGTTGTCGGCAAGATTCCCGTCGTCTACACAGGACCCGTGGACCGCTACTTCGACTTTGTCGCCGGGGATCTGTCCTGGCGCACCATCGATTTCGAAGAGGAAGTCCTGGACATGGGCGACTTCCAGGGAACGTCCGTTGTCAATTACAACGATGACGACGTCCCGTTCACCAGGATCATCGAACCGCGCCATTTCCACCCGGAGCGCGGCTACCAGACGGAGAAAACCGTCATCATGCGCGAATTTTCCCGGTTCGCCGAAAGCGGCGATGAGCCGTATTATCCGATCAACACCCCGGATGACCGCGAAAAGCTGCTGAAATACCGCGATCTCGCAGCCGCTGAAAAAGACGTGCTGTTCGGCGGGCGCCTCGGCACCTACAAGTATCTCGATATGCACATGGCCATCGGTTCGGCTCTCTCCATGTTTGACAACAAGGTCCGTCCGCATTTCGAAAACGGCGCGGAAATTGAAAGCGGTGGCGTTGACGCGTGA